The following are encoded in a window of Halosolutus halophilus genomic DNA:
- a CDS encoding PQQ-binding-like beta-propeller repeat protein: MPSRRALLTALGTATSAGMAGCVGQVRHALEDDPPVEGPCDEPAGTWPTAGGNPGRTGRADTAPPAPDADVVDLLAGVRDNGRQRLASSLPAVADGTAYLPVSGGLVAVALDAPADGPIWSHDLEDDVNAVPALACGVVLALGLNRLAALDPESGEKYWRADVGSHSKTAVASIDDTTYVAGVNPVAVDTRTGTIQWSAEGGDTLALDDGGVYTTRNANGTGGIFAHDLNGEERWHLSLGKIVGSASVLDGTVWVADNHGTVYAIDALTGETYWSRSPTGVGKIHSGLAVTGDDVIVPAGVGTTSVALDATTGETRWAVDTGIVTGRPVVGDDWVAFGRTNSGVTLYDRSTGEQRTTWSRSEYDLGTIDSLVAVEEGFVIREGTTSGLSLLR, translated from the coding sequence ATGCCCTCCCGGAGAGCTCTCCTAACAGCCCTCGGTACTGCCACCTCCGCTGGAATGGCCGGCTGTGTCGGTCAGGTTCGCCACGCACTTGAGGACGACCCCCCTGTCGAAGGTCCATGTGACGAGCCGGCTGGAACATGGCCGACCGCTGGTGGCAATCCCGGACGCACCGGTCGGGCTGACACCGCTCCCCCCGCTCCCGACGCCGACGTTGTGGACCTGCTCGCCGGCGTCCGCGACAATGGTCGTCAGCGACTCGCCTCGTCTCTCCCTGCGGTCGCAGATGGAACAGCGTATCTCCCCGTGAGCGGTGGACTCGTCGCGGTCGCCCTCGACGCTCCGGCGGACGGGCCGATTTGGAGTCACGACCTCGAAGACGACGTCAACGCGGTGCCAGCGCTTGCCTGTGGAGTCGTCCTCGCTCTGGGGCTGAATCGATTGGCTGCCCTCGACCCCGAATCAGGCGAGAAGTACTGGCGAGCCGACGTCGGGAGTCACAGCAAGACCGCTGTCGCGTCTATCGACGACACTACCTACGTCGCTGGAGTCAACCCCGTCGCCGTCGACACCCGCACCGGAACGATTCAGTGGAGCGCTGAGGGCGGCGACACGCTAGCCCTCGACGACGGGGGCGTCTACACGACCCGAAACGCCAACGGGACCGGCGGTATCTTCGCTCACGACCTGAACGGCGAGGAGCGCTGGCACCTTTCACTCGGGAAGATTGTCGGGTCCGCCTCGGTCCTCGACGGGACGGTCTGGGTCGCCGACAATCACGGGACTGTCTACGCTATCGACGCCCTAACCGGGGAGACGTACTGGTCGCGCTCGCCTACCGGTGTTGGTAAAATCCACTCTGGACTCGCTGTGACTGGAGACGACGTGATCGTTCCCGCCGGGGTCGGTACGACGAGCGTGGCCCTTGACGCGACCACGGGCGAGACACGCTGGGCCGTCGACACCGGTATCGTCACTGGCCGTCCAGTAGTCGGCGACGACTGGGTCGCGTTCGGTCGGACAAACTCTGGGGTCACCCTCTACGACCGATCAACGGGCGAGCAGCGAACCACCTGGTCGCGCAGCGAGTACGACCTCGGCACTATCGATAGTCTTG